In the genome of Treponema pedis, one region contains:
- a CDS encoding CTP synthase, protein MRSKFIFITGGVVSSLGKGLTAASIGMLLKRRGYSVINQKFDPYLNVDPGTMNPYQHGEVFVTEDGGETDLDLGHYERFTDVPLHKFNSTTAGKVYLAILDKERAGGYNGGTVQVVPHVTDEIQSRIMSTATHTDADFIISEIGGTVGDIEALPFIEAIRQIRYAVGKENCMFVHLGLLPYLKECGEIKTKPMQHSVKELLGFGIQPDILVCRSEKPLSKSVKEKLSLFSNIPQDAIIENLTAKSIYEVPLMLEEAGLGKVLCKLFNIEDKKPDLEEWKKIVHTYHHPEKSVTIALVGKYVELPDAYLSVVEALTAAGIYHKTEIKLVWVDSKKISSLDDAKKVLKGANGVIVPGGFGDRGIEGMLFAAQFARENKIPYFGICLGMQIAVIEYALNVLKLPEANSSEFDKNCQSPVIDLMPDQKDVQLGGTLRLGLYRCMIASNSLAEKAYKTHEIQERHRHRYEFNNLYREKFEKSDMIFSGINPERNLVEIVELKNHPWFVAAQFHPEFASRPNKPQALFKDFIEAAVKNHKIQV, encoded by the coding sequence ATGAGGTCGAAGTTTATTTTTATTACAGGCGGAGTTGTTTCATCTTTAGGAAAGGGTCTTACGGCAGCTTCTATAGGAATGCTTTTAAAACGGCGCGGATATTCCGTTATAAATCAAAAGTTCGACCCGTATTTAAATGTTGACCCGGGCACAATGAACCCGTACCAGCACGGAGAGGTGTTCGTTACCGAAGACGGCGGAGAAACCGATTTGGATTTGGGGCATTACGAACGTTTTACCGATGTTCCGCTGCACAAGTTTAACAGCACAACCGCAGGGAAGGTTTATCTTGCGATTTTGGATAAAGAAAGAGCCGGAGGTTATAACGGCGGCACGGTACAGGTGGTACCCCATGTAACCGATGAAATTCAATCCAGAATTATGTCAACCGCTACACACACCGATGCCGATTTTATAATTTCGGAAATAGGCGGTACCGTAGGAGATATCGAAGCTCTTCCGTTTATAGAAGCTATCCGCCAAATACGCTATGCAGTAGGTAAAGAAAACTGTATGTTTGTTCATCTGGGACTTTTACCCTATTTAAAAGAATGCGGAGAAATTAAAACAAAACCCATGCAGCACAGTGTAAAAGAATTGCTGGGCTTCGGTATTCAGCCCGATATTCTTGTTTGCAGAAGCGAAAAACCTCTTTCAAAATCGGTAAAAGAAAAATTAAGTTTATTTTCAAATATTCCGCAAGATGCAATAATCGAAAATTTAACGGCAAAATCTATTTATGAAGTGCCCTTAATGCTTGAAGAAGCCGGTTTAGGAAAGGTTTTGTGCAAGTTATTCAATATTGAAGATAAAAAACCGGATTTGGAAGAATGGAAAAAGATAGTTCATACTTATCATCACCCCGAAAAATCCGTAACTATTGCACTTGTGGGAAAATATGTTGAATTGCCCGATGCATATTTAAGCGTAGTGGAAGCCCTGACCGCAGCCGGGATTTATCATAAAACGGAAATAAAATTAGTTTGGGTAGATTCTAAAAAAATATCGTCACTTGACGATGCAAAAAAGGTTTTAAAAGGGGCAAACGGGGTAATTGTACCGGGAGGTTTCGGCGACAGAGGAATAGAAGGTATGCTGTTTGCGGCTCAATTTGCAAGAGAAAATAAAATCCCATATTTCGGGATTTGCCTCGGAATGCAAATTGCGGTAATTGAATATGCTCTTAATGTATTAAAATTGCCTGAGGCCAATTCTTCCGAATTCGATAAAAATTGTCAAAGTCCCGTTATAGACTTAATGCCGGACCAAAAAGATGTACAGCTCGGAGGAACACTTAGGTTGGGTCTTTACCGTTGTATGATTGCTTCAAATTCCCTTGCCGAAAAGGCATATAAAACTCATGAAATACAGGAACGGCACAGACACCGTTATGAATTTAATAATTTATATAGAGAAAAATTTGAAAAGTCGGATATGATTTTCAGCGGTATAAATCCTGAAAGGAATTTAGTTGAAATTGTAGAGCTTAAAAATCATCCGTGGTTTGTTGCAGCACAGTTCCATCCGGAATTTGCTTCCCGCCCGAATAAACCGCAAGCCCTGTTCAAAGATTTTATCGAAGCAGCGGTTAAAAATCATAAAATACAAGTTTGA
- the aroH gene encoding chorismate mutase — protein sequence MILKKLKAVRGAVTCENSTKSIQKEVCFLFSEILKLNRLREKDIVSIQFTVTKDITALNPATALRKNGFAKDLALFCSAEPETENSLPNTVRLLIHYYSRLKPVYVYLNGAANLRK from the coding sequence ATGATTTTAAAAAAACTGAAAGCCGTAAGAGGTGCCGTTACCTGTGAAAATTCTACGAAAAGTATACAAAAGGAAGTTTGTTTTTTATTTTCCGAAATACTTAAACTGAACCGCCTCCGGGAAAAAGATATAGTTTCAATTCAGTTTACCGTTACTAAAGATATAACGGCCCTTAACCCTGCAACGGCTTTGCGTAAAAACGGTTTTGCAAAAGACCTTGCCCTTTTTTGTTCGGCGGAACCTGAAACGGAAAATTCTCTTCCGAACACTGTCAGGCTTCTTATTCATTATTATTCAAGGTTAAAACCTGTTTACGTTTATCTGAACGGAGCGGCGAATTTAAGAAAATAA